GAAATTCGTGATGAACGTGCACGGCCGATGGCAAGAGGCGTCGGATGATGCGCGTGGGGTTGCCTGGGCGCGGGAGTTTTTCACGGCTGCGCAGCCTTACGCCTCCGCCGGCGGCTACGTGAATTTCATGACCGCCGAGGAGGACGACCGCGTTCCGGCGGCCTACGGGTCCAATTACCAGCGACTGAGAGCCATCAAGAAGGCCTTCGACCCGGAGAATCTGTTCCATCACAACCAGAACATTGCGCCGGGGGGTTGAGCGGTCCGGGCCGCCAATCCGGCGGCGGCAGGGAAGGTGGGAGCGGGCCGGTAGCCTGTGCCCTGGGCAGGCCCATGAGGGCAGAAGAAAGGCGGGGCAGGTCGGCCGCATTTGATGCTGCAGCGTCCGATGCGGCCGAATGCACTGTGGGGCCGACGTCCTACGCGCCCAGCCAGCCTTTGACATCCTCCTTGGTGGGAATTTTTCCCACGCATTTCACCTCGCCGTCCACCACCACCGCCGGCGTGCCGAACACCCCGTAGCCGGCGATTTTCATGAGGTCGGTGACCTTTTCGACCGTGGCCGTCACCCCCGCCTCGGTCACAGCCTCCTTCACGATTTTTTCGGTCTGCTCGCACTTGGCGCAGCCTGGCCCCAGTACTTTGATATCCATGCTGATCTTTCCTTTCATTTTGGGCTGGGCGTTCTGCATTCGGTTCAGCGGCGGCCTTGCCGGGGCCGGATGCTTGCCCGAAGATTCGTTTCAAATTTGAAAATGCAAATATAACGATATGTCGAATCCAAAAAAAATCACCCG
The Desulfobacteraceae bacterium DNA segment above includes these coding regions:
- a CDS encoding thioredoxin family protein; translated protein: MDIKVLGPGCAKCEQTEKIVKEAVTEAGVTATVEKVTDLMKIAGYGVFGTPAVVVDGEVKCVGKIPTKEDVKGWLGA